A genomic stretch from Marinitoga litoralis includes:
- a CDS encoding transposase, whose protein sequence is MRKREKYSSDFKLQVVKEYLNSDKSQNDICSEYNISQSAFSRWVKKYEESGYDDNVFNSKKGRPKSIISDISKVPPFIYESAGIVRNDSNKSNDSASLKKRLEYYERLLLEKELLIKMQEDEINFLKKKHSQKKK, encoded by the coding sequence ATGAGAAAAAGGGAAAAATATTCTTCTGATTTTAAACTTCAAGTTGTTAAGGAATACCTTAATTCTGATAAATCTCAAAACGATATTTGTTCCGAATATAATATTTCTCAATCTGCCTTTTCTAGATGGGTTAAAAAATATGAGGAATCTGGTTATGACGATAATGTCTTCAATTCTAAAAAAGGAAGGCCTAAATCTATTATTTCTGATATTTCTAAGGTTCCTCCTTTTATTTATGAATCTGCTGGTATTGTTAGAAATGATTCTAATAAATCCAATGATTCTGCATCTTTAAAGAAAAGACTTGAGTATTATGAACGTCTTCTTCTTGAAAAAGAATTACTTATTAAAATGCAAGAAGATGAGATTAACTTTTTGAAAAAAAAACACAGTCAGAAAAAGAAGTAA